The sequence below is a genomic window from Acetivibrio clariflavus DSM 19732.
AAACCGAAATTCGTTCTATTATCACTTTCACGATATTCCATCACTGATTGAGGAAATTGTGACAGAAGAGGCAGACCGCATCATTTCCGAATATAAAGACCTGGACTCACTTGAAATGGGCTTCAATGCTGCAATTGATTTTGCCAAAAAGTATCGCCGTGCAATACTGCATATTTTCAAATCGGTAAACCGTGACATTTTCGAGCAATATCTATGGAAAGTGTGTGATTATGTTGTGGTTTCCTTCTGCAAAACCGTATTCGCAAAGTATTCGATTTCGGAGGAAGATGCCGAAATTATAATACAGTTTTATAAAGCACAGTGTTTCGGTATGGTCATTGACTGGCTCAGAAGCGGAATGAAAGATGATGTCCACGATAAAATTCACCGTATATGCGAATTGCAAAAAGGCATGCTTGAAGAAATGATTCGCAGATGCACCCAGAGTAAAAAGTGAATAATATATTCAACAATGGAGAATAACATGTCTATATTTTAGATATTTTTCCGTCGGTGTTTAATTTTTAGTCACAACCTTTGTCCGTGTTCATTTTTCGTACACGGATTTTTTTTTGTCTGTTTTTCAATTACAAAGAACGGCCTATAATTTTTTTGACGAAGCAAGTGGAGGGTTGAACTATGAAAGTACGTTCCGTTTTGCCGATGCAAATTGCAAAAATAGGTTACATTGTTATATCGGTCGTTCTTTTTTCATTGGGCATATTATTTATAACCCTGCCGAACGTATCAATGCAGTTAATCGGTAAGGTAATTGGAACAGCTATGATTATTTTTGGCTGCATCAAGCTGATAGGCTATTTTTCAAAGGATTTATTCCGTCTGGCGTTTCAATATGACCTGCAATTCGGAATCCTTATTTTTGTCATTGGGCTGGTTGTCCTTCTGAAACCGTCCGATGTAATCAATCTACTATTTATGGCTATGGGAATAGCCTTGCTTGCCGACAGTCTTTTCAAGATTCAGATTGCCTTTGATTCTAGAAGTTTTGGCATCAAAAATTGGTGGGGAACTCTTGCTCTGGCAATTATCTCAGGAATTATTGCAATGGTTCTTGTTTTTAAACCGTCCGAAAGTGTCAGGATTCTAACGGTTCTTCTCGGTATAGCTCTTATTGCAGAAGGCATTTTAAATCTTTTTGTAGCGGTTACAACTGTAAAAATTATTAAACATCAGCATCCGGATTTTATTGAGGAAGATTATATTGAAATGGAGGATGAATAGAGATGAAATTCGGAAAAGCGGTAGTAAAATTCCGTCTACCCATTCTGATATTGACACTGATTTTAATGATTCCGTCAATATTAGGATATATCGGCACAAGAGTAAATTACGATATGCTTGACTATCTGCCGGAGAATATGGAAACGGTTATAGGACAGAAGGAACTGATGAATGATTTCGGCAAAGGTGCCTTTTCCTTAATCATTGCAGAGAACATGTCAAACAAAGACGTTGCAGCTTTGAAAGAAAAAATTTCAAAAGTAGAACATGTGGACACAGTTATTTGGTACGACTCCATTGCAGACCTGTCAATCCCTATGGAAATGCTGCCTGATGAACTCTATTCAGCTTTTAATAAAGAAAATGCAACATTAATGGCAGTATTTTTCGACTCGTCAACCTCTGCCGATGTCACAATAGAAGCAATAAGAGAAATCCGCTCGATTTGCGGCAAACAATGCTTTGTTTCAGGTTTGTCTGCATTGGTAACCGATTTGAAGGATTTATGCGAACGTGAAGAACCAATATATGTTACATTGGCCGTAATTCTTGCATGTATAGCAATGTTCCTTCTCCTTGACAGCTGGTTTATTCCTTTCGTATTCCTGGCCTCCATAGGTATGATGATTATGCTCAATATGGGAAGTAACTTCTTCCTGGGTGAAATATCTTATATTACCAAAGCCATTTCTGCAGTTTTACAACTTGCCGTAACAATGGACTATTCCATTTTCCTGTGGCATAGTTACAACGAACAGCTTATGACCTATGCCGATAAAGAAGAAGCAATGGCGGTTGCAATAAAAGAGACATTGGCAAGTGTTATAGGAAGTTCAGCCACCACCATAGCCGGTTTTATTGCCCTTTGCTTTATGTCTTTCACAATGGGCAGAGATATGGGTATCGTTATGGCAAAAGGAGTACTTCTCGGAGTCATAGGATCAACAACAGTACTTCCTGCTCTTATACTCATACTAGACAAACCGCTGCAAAAAACAAAGCACCGCTCTCTCATTCCCAATATGGAAAAGCCGGCAAAAGGTATAGTAAAAGCATTCCCTGTATTTCTTACGATTTTTGCCATCCTTATTGCGCCATCATATTACGGTTACCACAAAACAAACAGTGAAGTCTATTATGATATGGGCGAATGTCTGCCAAAGGATATTGAATATGTAATTGCCAACTCCAAACTTCGTGAAAACTTTGACATCGCTTCTACTCATATGCTTTTGGTGGATACTGCCGTACCATCAAAAGACGTTCGTTCCATGATAAAAGAAATGAAAAAAGTGGATGGAGTAAAATATGTACTAAGCCTCGAATCGGTCATCGGTTCCCGCGTACCGGAGGAAATCCTTCCCGAATCGGTTACCTCGATCCTAAAAAGCGATAAATGGAGGCTTATGCTTATAAGTTCTGAATACAAAGTTGCAAGCGACAATGTAAACCACCAGATCGACCGTTTGAACAGAATCCTGAAAAAGTATGACAAAAACGGAATGCTTATCGGAGAAGCACCCTGTATGAAGGACATGATTGAAACCACAGATCATGATTTCAAAGTCGTCAATACCGTATCGATTTTGGCAATATTCGTTATCATTGCATTGGTTTTAAGGAGTATTTCGCTGCCGTTTATATTGATTGCCGTAATCGAACTGGCAATATTCATAAATCTCGGGCTGCCGCACTATTTCGGTCAAAGTCTGCCGTTTATCGCACCTATTTGCATAAGTACCATTCAACTGGGTGCAACCGTAGACTATGCCATTTTAATGACCACCAGATATAAGTCAGAACGAATGGCCGGAAACGATAAACTGACATCGGTACAAATAGCACTTACCACATCAATTCCGTCCATAATAGTGTCCGGTATGGAGCTTTTTGCTGCAACCTTTGGCGTGGCTCTTTATTCCGATATTGATATAATCAGTTCCATGTGTATGCTGATGGCTCGAGGCGCTATTATAAGCTCACTGATGGTTATCTTTGTTCTGCCGGCCCTCTTGCTTTTCTGCGACAGGGTTATTTGCAAAACAACTGCTGGCATGACACAAATCAATAACAGATTGGATTGGAGGTTATCTATCAATGAAAAGTAAAATAATAAAAATAACTTCTCTCTGCTTGTGTATGGCTTTACTTGTCAGCGGAACAGCTTACACCCTTGCCTCAAATAGTGATAAGGACAACAAGGCTATGGAAAACGTCACCGAAAAACAATCAGAAAAAACTGTCTCAGAAAGCGATATTTTCAAAGACGAAACCGTATATGTTCTTGCCGATTCTGACGGTACGGTGCAAAAAATCATAGTCAGCGATTGGATAAAAAATACGCTAGAGGCCGAAAAAATAAATGATGTAACCGAACTGGAAAACACAGAGAATATCAAGGGTGACGAAAGCTATACCTTAGGCGGCAACAATACCCGCGTATGGGATGCTCAGGGAAATGATATCTATTACCAGGGTACAATTGAAAAAGAACTGCCGGTAAACCTCTCGGTTTCCTATAAACTTGACGGCAAAACAGTATTCCCCGATGAGCTTGTCGGCAAAAGCGGCAAAGTGACCATTCGTTTTGACTACCGGAATAATCAATATGAAACAGTGAAAATAAACGGTAAGGATGAAAAGATATATGTTCCCTTTGTAATGCTAACGGGAATGCTTCTTGATAATAACACCTTTGCCAACGTTGAAGTTTCAAACGGAAAAATCATCAACGATGGAGACAGAACTGCCGTTATCGGTCTTGCTCTACCCGGACTTCAGGAAAATCTTGCACTGGATAAAGAACAGTTTGAAATACCATCTTATGTGGAAATAACGGCTGATGTCACCGATTTCTCTCTGGGAATGACTGTTACTGTGGCAACCAATGGATTATTTAATAACATAGATATGGAAAAAATAGATTCCATATCGGATCTAACCGGTTCAATGGACCAGCTTAACGATGCAATGTCAAAGCTTCTTGATGGTTCTTCTGCACTGTACAACGGTATTTGTACACTCCTTGATAAATCAAAGGAATTGGTTAACGGAATCAATCAACTGGCAGACGGAGTTGCAAAACTGAAAGACGGTGCCTATGCCCTTGACGAGGGAACAAAAAAACTGTCTGACGGGGCGGCTGCTTTATCCAATGGGCTCAATACACTGTCATCCAATAATGATAAATTAAACGATGGGGCAAAAAAGGTTTTTGAAGCTCTTCTTTCCACTGCCGAAACACAATTAAAAGCAGCCGGACTTTTAGTACCGTCACTGACCATTGACAATTACGCCTCGGTACTCAATGGGATTATTGATTCCCTTGACAGCACAAAAGTATATAATCAGGCTCTTGAACAGGTTACCGCAGCAATCGAACAAAAACGGGATTATATCAAATCACAAGTAACTGACGCTGTGCGTACCGAAGTGGAAGCCGGCGTTACAGCCGCAGTTACGGAACAGGTTAAAGCAAAGGTTACAGAGGCTGTAAGAGATCAGGTATCGGCAGAGGTCACTGCGGGTGTACGTCAAAATGTCGAAGAACAAACAATCCTCGCTGTAACCGGTATGAATAAGTCAAGCTATAATGCCGCAATTTCAGCAGGGCGTGTGGATACTGCAACACAGAACGCCATTAAATCGGCTATAGATCAAAAAATGGCAAGTGAAGAAATTGCAGCTTTGATCTCATCAAACACCGATAAACAGATGCAAAGCGAAAAAGTTACTGCAATAATCGCGCAAAAAGTTGAAGAACAGATGAAAACAGAGCAAATCAAAAATACCATTAAGAAAAACACCGATTTAAAAATGGCAGAAAAGGACATTCAGGCACTAATTGTTCAAAATACAGAAGCACAGATACAAAAAGCCATATCGGAAAATATAACAAGCGAAGAAGTTCAGTCAAAAATTGCCAGTGCATCAGAGGGTGCAAAATCAGTTATTTCACTTAAAGCTTCCCTTGACGATTATAATACCTTCTACCTCGGCCTCATGGATTACACTGCAGGAGTTGCCCAGGCAGCAAGCGGTGCTTCTGATTTAAAAAGCGGTGCCGATGAATTAAAAAACGGAACAAGTAACCTTTATAATGGTGTTTGCTCCCTTTATGACGGAATATTGACAATGAAAAACGGTGCACCGGCACTTGTAGAGGGTATCGCAAAACTAAAAGACGGATCAATGCAGCTCTCGGACGGACTTTCAAAGTTTTATAAAGAAGGCATTCAAAAACTGATCGACAAGGTTGACGACGCTGAAGCTCTAATCGAACGGCTAAAAGCAACCATAAACATATCAAAGAATTATAAGTCCTTTGCAGGAATAAGCGATAATGCAGACGGCATTGTCAAGTTTATTTATAAGACAAAGGAAATTAAATAAAAATCTATTGGTTTATGAGACATATATTTTCTTATGAGGGAGGGTAATCTTTCCGATGTTTGGAAGGGTCACCCTCTTATTTATATATCTTTATATATTTTGTTTGAAAAATTATCTTTACTGTTTTTCCTTTTTGATATTACAAAATCCAAAGCAACAGCAAGTTATTCAATTTCATAATCCAAAAATACTCTTGAACCGGTAGCACCTTTTTGCCCCTGGTATTTTCCGTTGTATGGATTCAAAGCAGTATCGTCCATTTTAGCAAAAACAAGCTGACCTACTCTTCTGCCTGCCTTAAGTTCAATAGCACATCGATTGGCATTGAAAAGTTCAAGAGTTATTTGTCCTTCAAAGCCCGGGTCGACCCATCCGGCATTCTGTATAAACAGCCCCATTCTTCCAAGTGAGCTTCGCCCTTCAACAAAAGCTGTTACATTGTTTGGCAAATTAATGTATTCCATTGTCGTTGCAAGAACGAATTGATTTGGCAAAAGTATATAGGTATCGCTTGTAATGGTTTTATACTGTATTTCTTTTTCTAAATTTATTATGCCTGTAGGTGAATCTTCAACAATGCTAAAAGTGTTTCCCAGCCTAATATCTATACTTGCGGGCTGAATCTGCTTTCTATCTAATGGTTCAATAATTAAAGTCCTTTCTTCTATCATTTTAAGTAATGTTTTATCTGACAATATCATTTGCTTATCTCCTTCCTGTTTGTATAAATACTCTTTCTTCAATAATGCCAGGTACATTCAAATTTTTCGATATTACTAATCTCTATTATAACATGAATCAAAAATTTAAGGCTAATTACCATAAAATCACACCTCGATTATGGTAATTAGCCTTTTCACATTTCTTCCAATCAAAGCGTACCTTAATCTTCATTATAAGCATATTTATATAACTTTCATCTACACTTCGTAAAGTATTTTTTATCTTCTATTTCCATTGTCATCAAAATTCTTTTTTAATGCAGCCTCTACAGGGAATATTGACCCAATCAAAACTATGACTTGAACCCCTTGTATTACCAATGTCACTATTCCGACAACATTTATAGCACTATTAATAAACGGAATCGATGCTATTATTGTAGGAATAAGCAAAACAAATCCCAACTTAATCCAAATTCTCCCACAATAATCATGGGCAAATTTCCAAGTCTCGTCATTTTTCATTGACCTGCTGGTTCGATATCCATAGAATGCATTAATTTTCTTAGGTGGATGTTTATACATTAAATAGCCGACTATAATCATAATAACAGGAATTAATAGATTGCAGAAAAACATTAATATCCAAAACCACATTGCAAACACCTCTTCAAATTATTTTCATCTATTATATAATTATTTTACTTACTATACAATTATTGGTTAATGCCTAATCTATCAAATTCCTATTCATCTCCGCTTTTTTATCCTTCCGAGAAAATCCTTAATAAACTGCAATTTATCTCTCTACTGCAAAAATTGTATTTCTCTCAAATATGCCAAAGGCAAATGCTAACCTTAGGTATATCGGCATATCCTCATAGGCTTTAAAACTTGTTCTGTCTGTAAACTCTTTCAGAGTCAAATTTTCCTCATATCCATAGGGATTTAGTATTGTAATCCTGTTGTTAGGAATATCTATACCCGTTATGAGCGAATAATGCAAAGTCCAAATATCGTTATATTTTGCCGCCCATTGAAAAGGCACGGGTATTCCGCTTTTTAGAGTATTATATATCTTATCTATCATTTCTGTATTGGATAAATATGGATACATAGTAGTTTTAAATTCCGGAAACCGTTTTTTCATTTCCTTTTCAAAGGATTTTCCCGTCGAAGTAACAACTTTTCCGTATTCGTCATACAAACTTTCTTCAGTAATTGTCCCTCCAGCCCAATTTGAAAACATCTCAATAACTGCGTATCCGCAAGAGATTTCTTGCTTTATTAATTCAACATTGTCAATATAAAGATGCTCCATATATTTTTCATCAGTATATAAAATAGAATAGTCATCTAAAATATTGACAGTCTTTCTCTCTTCTATTGTTATTGCAGTAATAGCTGTAATCATCACAGCCAAAACAAGGCCGACTAATATAAGAAAAATTTTTTTCCCTTCTTTCATAAACTCTGACCTCACAGTTTAATATTTATACTTCTATTCTTCATATATAAATTCTCTCATCTGTTCCCCTAAAATCAAATTTTATTTCTCATTTCAATTCCTCTACTTTATTTTCCCTTCTTCAGTTTCAATTTTATTTACAAAGTCCATATCATAACGAACAGCACCGTGATCTACAATTACTATAGCTCTTGTGATACGAACTGCTAAAATAACACAGTTTTCATCCTGTTCATTATTTGCAAAGTCATACCATGGTGAAAATGCTTTGCGAAGTTTTGCCCTTAACTCAGCATTTTTCGGGTCTAGAACCCATCCTAAATTCTCAGCAATTCCGTTTCCGGAAAACCATCCGTTGCTAACCGCAAATGCAACTTCATTATGTTGAGCAATCTGCTGCATTTTAGTTGATTTTGCCCAAGTAGTAATGTAAAACACACCGTCTTCATAAAGTGCGTCTACTTCACGAACATATGGACGAGGTTTCCCTTCTGCGTTCGGTTCCATTGCAATAGTCGCAAGAGATATAACATTGTCTTTTCCATTCCCACATCTTTTCTCAATAATTTTTAAACCTTCCTCAAACCTATTCAATATAATTTCCTCCTCAAAGTATAGTATCTTGCCTATCTGCAAACATCATAGTTCTTGCAATAACAACAATCTTAGCAATAGCTTTAATGCAAAAAAGTATGCTAATGATAATAATACTAATTGTCACATCAGGCTGCATATTGAATGCTTCCCTCAAATTAACCCGTCTTTCCAGCAGTAAAGATAAAAGTTTTGGTATAACAATTAATAAGATTACAGGGATACAACAGTCTTTAAATACCGACAGGATAATACCGGTTGTCTTTCTGTGCTTACTTCTTTGTGCCCACTTGCCTATGAAAACAATTGAATATAATTGATATACTACGAAAATAGCTATACAAACTCCCGCTATAATCAAATATTTATGTATTTCAGGCATAGCCTGCCGTTCTTCATTTCCCAGAACAAAATCAATTACAGCCTTTCTAAGTGAATCATAGACAACGGATTGATTTATAAAACTATTCTGGTTTGTCATGATAACTATACTATATCCTTTTTCAGGTATTATCATAACATCTGAATGATATGTATCAAGGTCTCCGCCATTATATATTACAGTATAACCTTTTGAACTTTTAATTCTCTGCCATCCCATAGCATAGTTTGACTTTACTTCAGAATCAGGGGTTTACAATTGCTTAAAGCCATCCTGTGAAAGTATCTTTTGATTAGAGTCTAAATTGCTATGTGCCTGAAGGAACAGTATCATGTCATTCGCCGTTGAAACAATATAACCTTCCGGCAGTCCATAGGGTCTAAAGGGTTCTTTTTTTATAAAAGGAAATCCAAAAAAAGAACTGTAACCTTTCGTCACCTTTTTTTCTATTTCTTCTTTATTTAAATAAGTATTTTTCATAGATAGCGGCTCTAGAATATGCTTTTTTACATATTCATCATAACTAATTCCTGACACCTTCTCAATTATTAACCCCAGTACCTGATAGTTCGGATTAAAATAGTTGAATTCTTTTCCCGGTTCTTCTACAAGCTCTGCCTCTGCCAGATTTCTGACAGCCTCTTCTAATGATGTATCCACCGGCAGCTCCGGAAAATAAGTTTCTTCTGACAGTCCACTTGTATGATTCAGAAGATGCCTTACTTTTATGCGAGAAGCATCAAATCCCTTCACTTTAAACCAAGGCAAATAATCTATTACCGGTGAATCCAAGTCAATCTTACCGTTCTCTACTAATTGCATTACAGCAAGAGCAGTAAAACTTTTGCTCACCGAGCCAATGTACATTGGGGTATCCGCAGTTACTTCCGTACCTTCCGGAGTAATGCCAAATCCTTTTGAGTAGATGATTTTATCGCCTTTAGCTACTGCCACCTCAATTCCCGGTATTTTGTATGTTTTTATATATTTTTCAATCACTTCATCAAGCTCTTTTTCTTCACCTAAACTTGGTGTTTGAATAAAAGAAAATATCATAATTATTAGAAGCGATATTATTAAGAGTGCACCATACCTTTTTTTCATCCGTCATTCTCCAATTCCAATAAAGCCTTTTATGTTCTCATTGAGCCATTTTGCCACGCCATCGTCATTATTGCTTTCTATCACCCCGGTGGCAATATTTTTTAATTCATCAATTGCATTACCCACCGCATAGGCCTCATCCGAAATCTTAAACATGTCAATGTCATTTGCTCCGTCTCCGAAGGACACAATTCTGTCACACCCTAACTTTTCCTTCAATTGCAAAATAGCATTTGCTTTAGATGCAGACTTAGGCATAATTTCTAGCCACTGATACTCAGAATAAACATCCTTTGAGTATATTACGCGATATTTGTCCTTGTATTTTTCAGAGAGCGGCTTTAATTTCTCCGGTTCATCAATACATGTGATATAGAAGCACTTTCCCAAAGTTAAGTCTTCTACTGTTTCAACTTCATTAGTTCTCTTGTCGCCTTTTCTTGTGTCAAGAAAAGCCTTCATCCCTTCTGAGCACTTTTCGGGAATATACGAAAATTTTTCAACTCCATCAATAAAAGAATATACTATCGGATAGATGTTTTCTTTTATTAAATCAAAAATTACATCTTTTATCCCATCATCAAAATAGTTTGCAATCAAAATTTCCTCAGTTTCATTATCCATAACAAAGGTTCCGTTATATACAATAAGTGGAATATGAGAATTTAGTCCTTTGGTCACTTTCTTTGTTGTTACCAAAGAGCGAGCCGTAGCATAGGAAAAAAGCATGCCTTTTTTCATCAACTCATTAATTGTATCAATAGTAAATTGCGATAAAGTTTCATCACTTCTCAATAGTGTTCCATCCAGATCCGATACAAACAGCGTCTTCATCGTATATCTCCTTAATTTCTCCTATGTATATTTTAATCTTCATTGTACTCCACTGAGCCGCAAAATACCAAGTCTACAGTATGAGGGAAGTCGTAAAAATCTATACGGATTTGAGCAAAACCATCCAATAAAAAATGCCTAAACCGCCAAAAACAATAAAAGGCAATAAGAAAATCACGCCCCACCTAAGTCTTTTTCCAAAGGTAACCATTGTAAACAATTGAAAAGACAAAACAGCCAGACAACAAAGCACAGCAAAAATTTTTGCATCTTTACTTGTCATAGGATTATACAAAAATCCTCTATATTTCGGTATGTACAATAACACTGCCAATACAAAAAATACAGCGGAAGGAAGGATTAATATATTCCCCCATAAGGATTTAAATCGAAACTGTAACATTTTAGAGCAAATTGAAAGCACTATCCCTAGTATTAGGTAGATGTTATTCAACTTCATAAATTATACTCCTAAAAAATTCAAAAAATGTGTATTATAATACTATCACTAAATAAATAAAAATTCTACACTGTATGTAAAATAATAGCTTAATCGCACACTTCTTGTCTTCGCCCTTTATAATATCACTGAAATTGATATACTAAAATTCAGAACGTATTAAAAGGCGATTGATGGAAAATATAGTAATGTTTAAAAATCAATGATATAAAAAACTTGATCATAAGGATCCCGTGTAAAAAATCCCTTTTCAATTAAACTGGTAGTATTTTACTCTATTTAAATTCAATACCTATACATTAATGATTTAACTATTTTTAAGGAAATGTAGGCGTCAAAGCAGATATTAAAGGTCACTTTTGTATTGATAAATATGCAATCGGATATGGTACTACTGTATCATTGCTAAATTTCACCGGACCACACAGTATCGCTCAGGGATACTTCTTTGAGGTACAGCTCAAACGGCATCAGTCTTAAATGGATGTATTACGGTTTCATAATGGTACTGATTTCACCATGAAATAATCAGTTGAATATAAAATGTTGTTTTAATCATGATTTGAGGAAGTTGATATGGATATCAAGGGAAAAATCAAATATGTGATTATCTTTAAATTATTTCTCAATTTCGGAAAAAATCATATACTCGTTTGTTAAAATCCTTTGCCTCATCATATGCAGCATGACCCAAATTTTCATACATATAAATTGAACAGCCTATCTTACTTGCTATCTCATAGGAAGCCTCACCGGTTACTACTTTATCTTTACATCCGCCGATAACATACACCGGGCATTTGATTTCTTCAAGCCTATCATAAGTATTGCAGGTTAAGCAGGACTTGGCTAATGCAATAAATCGTTCAGAATTCTCTGGCTTCATTATTTTTGATAAAATCGGAAAAAGCCATGCATATTTCTTAATATATTCTTCAGAATAAGTCTTTCTTAAAATATCAATACCCAATGCCTTGAAGTTACCGCTTTCTGCCATATGAATCCATTCATTTATGCATGATATTACAGTTTCATTATTTCTTGACAAAGTAACTCCCAGTACAAGTTTTTGGACCAGCTCCGAATGGTTTAGTGCCAAATACTGAGCTATCATTCCTCCTTGAGATATGCCGAGTATACATGCTTTTTCAATATTTAAAGCACGC
It includes:
- a CDS encoding efflux RND transporter permease subunit, whose amino-acid sequence is MKFGKAVVKFRLPILILTLILMIPSILGYIGTRVNYDMLDYLPENMETVIGQKELMNDFGKGAFSLIIAENMSNKDVAALKEKISKVEHVDTVIWYDSIADLSIPMEMLPDELYSAFNKENATLMAVFFDSSTSADVTIEAIREIRSICGKQCFVSGLSALVTDLKDLCEREEPIYVTLAVILACIAMFLLLDSWFIPFVFLASIGMMIMLNMGSNFFLGEISYITKAISAVLQLAVTMDYSIFLWHSYNEQLMTYADKEEAMAVAIKETLASVIGSSATTIAGFIALCFMSFTMGRDMGIVMAKGVLLGVIGSTTVLPALILILDKPLQKTKHRSLIPNMEKPAKGIVKAFPVFLTIFAILIAPSYYGYHKTNSEVYYDMGECLPKDIEYVIANSKLRENFDIASTHMLLVDTAVPSKDVRSMIKEMKKVDGVKYVLSLESVIGSRVPEEILPESVTSILKSDKWRLMLISSEYKVASDNVNHQIDRLNRILKKYDKNGMLIGEAPCMKDMIETTDHDFKVVNTVSILAIFVIIALVLRSISLPFILIAVIELAIFINLGLPHYFGQSLPFIAPICISTIQLGATVDYAILMTTRYKSERMAGNDKLTSVQIALTTSIPSIIVSGMELFAATFGVALYSDIDIISSMCMLMARGAIISSLMVIFVLPALLLFCDRVICKTTAGMTQINNRLDWRLSINEK
- a CDS encoding Cof-type HAD-IIB family hydrolase, encoding MKTLFVSDLDGTLLRSDETLSQFTIDTINELMKKGMLFSYATARSLVTTKKVTKGLNSHIPLIVYNGTFVMDNETEEILIANYFDDGIKDVIFDLIKENIYPIVYSFIDGVEKFSYIPEKCSEGMKAFLDTRKGDKRTNEVETVEDLTLGKCFYITCIDEPEKLKPLSEKYKDKYRVIYSKDVYSEYQWLEIMPKSASKANAILQLKEKLGCDRIVSFGDGANDIDMFKISDEAYAVGNAIDELKNIATGVIESNNDDGVAKWLNENIKGFIGIGE
- a CDS encoding SdpI family protein, with the protein product MWFWILMFFCNLLIPVIMIIVGYLMYKHPPKKINAFYGYRTSRSMKNDETWKFAHDYCGRIWIKLGFVLLIPTIIASIPFINSAINVVGIVTLVIQGVQVIVLIGSIFPVEAALKKNFDDNGNRR
- a CDS encoding C39 family peptidase, with product MKEGKKIFLILVGLVLAVMITAITAITIEERKTVNILDDYSILYTDEKYMEHLYIDNVELIKQEISCGYAVIEMFSNWAGGTITEESLYDEYGKVVTSTGKSFEKEMKKRFPEFKTTMYPYLSNTEMIDKIYNTLKSGIPVPFQWAAKYNDIWTLHYSLITGIDIPNNRITILNPYGYEENLTLKEFTDRTSFKAYEDMPIYLRLAFAFGIFERNTIFAVER
- a CDS encoding TetR/AcrR family transcriptional regulator: MANFTKKAIKDTFIQLLSERPLSQITVKDIVEKCGINRNSFYYHFHDIPSLIEEIVTEEADRIISEYKDLDSLEMGFNAAIDFAKKYRRAILHIFKSVNRDIFEQYLWKVCDYVVVSFCKTVFAKYSISEEDAEIIIQFYKAQCFGMVIDWLRSGMKDDVHDKIHRICELQKGMLEEMIRRCTQSKK
- a CDS encoding serine hydrolase domain-containing protein, producing the protein MKKRYGALLIISLLIIMIFSFIQTPSLGEEKELDEVIEKYIKTYKIPGIEVAVAKGDKIIYSKGFGITPEGTEVTADTPMYIGSVSKSFTALAVMQLVENGKIDLDSPVIDYLPWFKVKGFDASRIKVRHLLNHTSGLSEETYFPELPVDTSLEEAVRNLAEAELVEEPGKEFNYFNPNYQVLGLIIEKVSGISYDEYVKKHILEPLSMKNTYLNKEEIEKKVTKGYSSFFGFPFIKKEPFRPYGLPEGYIVSTANDMILFLQAHSNLDSNQKILSQDGFKQL
- a CDS encoding HdeD family acid-resistance protein gives rise to the protein MKVRSVLPMQIAKIGYIVISVVLFSLGILFITLPNVSMQLIGKVIGTAMIIFGCIKLIGYFSKDLFRLAFQYDLQFGILIFVIGLVVLLKPSDVINLLFMAMGIALLADSLFKIQIAFDSRSFGIKNWWGTLALAIISGIIAMVLVFKPSESVRILTVLLGIALIAEGILNLFVAVTTVKIIKHQHPDFIEEDYIEMEDE
- the dcd gene encoding dCTP deaminase, which encodes MILSDKTLLKMIEERTLIIEPLDRKQIQPASIDIRLGNTFSIVEDSPTGIINLEKEIQYKTITSDTYILLPNQFVLATTMEYINLPNNVTAFVEGRSSLGRMGLFIQNAGWVDPGFEGQITLELFNANRCAIELKAGRRVGQLVFAKMDDTALNPYNGKYQGQKGATGSRVFLDYEIE
- a CDS encoding membrane protein, whose translation is MKSKIIKITSLCLCMALLVSGTAYTLASNSDKDNKAMENVTEKQSEKTVSESDIFKDETVYVLADSDGTVQKIIVSDWIKNTLEAEKINDVTELENTENIKGDESYTLGGNNTRVWDAQGNDIYYQGTIEKELPVNLSVSYKLDGKTVFPDELVGKSGKVTIRFDYRNNQYETVKINGKDEKIYVPFVMLTGMLLDNNTFANVEVSNGKIINDGDRTAVIGLALPGLQENLALDKEQFEIPSYVEITADVTDFSLGMTVTVATNGLFNNIDMEKIDSISDLTGSMDQLNDAMSKLLDGSSALYNGICTLLDKSKELVNGINQLADGVAKLKDGAYALDEGTKKLSDGAAALSNGLNTLSSNNDKLNDGAKKVFEALLSTAETQLKAAGLLVPSLTIDNYASVLNGIIDSLDSTKVYNQALEQVTAAIEQKRDYIKSQVTDAVRTEVEAGVTAAVTEQVKAKVTEAVRDQVSAEVTAGVRQNVEEQTILAVTGMNKSSYNAAISAGRVDTATQNAIKSAIDQKMASEEIAALISSNTDKQMQSEKVTAIIAQKVEEQMKTEQIKNTIKKNTDLKMAEKDIQALIVQNTEAQIQKAISENITSEEVQSKIASASEGAKSVISLKASLDDYNTFYLGLMDYTAGVAQAASGASDLKSGADELKNGTSNLYNGVCSLYDGILTMKNGAPALVEGIAKLKDGSMQLSDGLSKFYKEGIQKLIDKVDDAEALIERLKATINISKNYKSFAGISDNADGIVKFIYKTKEIK